TAGCTGATGGGCTCGGAGCTGACGACCAGGTCGGCCCGGCTGGCCCCGCCCCGGGCCTCGGGGCCGTAGCTCTGGGTCTGGGTGACGTGGTAGTCGTGGTAAAGGGCCAGGGCCTGGCCGAGCAGCCGGCCCATGGTCAGGATGCCCTGGCCGCCCAGGCCGGAAAGCCGGATCTCGTAGCGCGCGAGCACCATGTCCTTGCCGTTCATGCCGCGCCTCCCTTTTTGGCCCGAAGCGTCTCGCGCATGGCGGCGTAGCGCGTCTCCAGCCCCGGGGCGTCGCGCTTGACGAAGACGCCGATGGGGATGCGGCCGGCCTTGTCCTCGAGTTTTTCGTAGGTTTCGCGCGGCACGGCCTTCTCCTTGAGCCACTTGAACATGTCCACGGCGCTTTTGAAGCCGTTGCCCCGGCCGTACTGGGTGAAACACGGGGTGAGCGCCTCGACCAGGTTGAAGCCGGGCTGGGTCAGGGCGGCGGTGATGAGGCCGTCCAGGGCCTTCACGTGAAAGACCGTGCCCCGGGCCACGCCGGAAGCCCCGGCGGCTTTCGTGAGCTCCACGATGTCGAAGGCCGCCTCCAACTGGCCCATGGGGCTGGTGTGGGAATAGGCGCCTTCCGGGGTGGTGGACGAGCACTGGCCGCCGGTCATGCCGTAGATGAAGTTGTTGAGCACAAGGGCCGTCACGCCGATGTTGCGCCGGGCGGCGTGGATCAAGTGGTTGCCGCCGATGGAAAAGGCGTCGCCGTCGCCCATGACCGCGATGACGGTGAGCGCCGGGTTGGCCATCTTGATGCCCGTGGCGATGGTCAGCGCCCGACCGTGGGTGGCGTGGACGGTATTGAAGTCGACGTAGGCGGCGATGCGGCCGGAGCAGCCGATGCCGGCCACGACGACCACCTCGTCCTTGGACAGCCCCAGGGCGTGGACGCCGCGCACCAGCGACCCGAGCACGATGCCGTGGCCGCAGCCCGGGCAGAAAACCAGCGGAAACTTCTTGTTGTGGCGCAGGTACTGGTGGATGAGCTGGGTGACCTCGGCCATGTCACGCGATCTCCTTGAGTATCTGGGACGGGGTGATGATCTGGCCGTCGATGCGATTGATGGTGCGCACGGCCGTGTAGCCCTCGTTGACGCGTTTGACCTCGCG
Above is a genomic segment from Solidesulfovibrio sp. containing:
- a CDS encoding 2-oxoacid:ferredoxin oxidoreductase subunit beta → MAEVTQLIHQYLRHNKKFPLVFCPGCGHGIVLGSLVRGVHALGLSKDEVVVVAGIGCSGRIAAYVDFNTVHATHGRALTIATGIKMANPALTVIAVMGDGDAFSIGGNHLIHAARRNIGVTALVLNNFIYGMTGGQCSSTTPEGAYSHTSPMGQLEAAFDIVELTKAAGASGVARGTVFHVKALDGLITAALTQPGFNLVEALTPCFTQYGRGNGFKSAVDMFKWLKEKAVPRETYEKLEDKAGRIPIGVFVKRDAPGLETRYAAMRETLRAKKGGAA